CCGTCGCCATGCTCAGCGTCGTCGTCTTGCCGGCGCCGTTGGGACCGACCAATCCGTAGAAGCTGCCCGAGGGCACATCCAGGTCGATCCCGTCGACCGCGATCTTCTGACCGAACCGCTTGTGCAGTCCCCGGACCCTGACCGCCAGCCCGTCGTCCTCGGCCACGCGCACCCCCTCACGTTCTCGGGTCGTGCGCACGTCGCGCGACTCGTGGGACCACCCTATCGACGGCCGCGATCGGGGCTCCGCGGGGTACGGCCGATCCGACAGGATCCCGGCACGGACAGGGGCGGCGCGCCGTGCGCCCCTGGTCGCATCCAGCGCACCGCCCGTGTCGTCGGCGGGGGAGGGACCGCCCGCCGGAGCTTCATCCGGAGCGGGTCGGCGTCCGGATGGGTAGATCACCCCCTTTTGAGGGGTCTCCCAGGTTGGCGAAGCTTCGTGTCCGAGTTCCGATGTGGCATCGATGCCATACGGTACCCACCCTTGAGGGAAGGCCCGTTCGAGCGTAAGAAACGATCAAGTAACGAAAACCGGCTCTCCGTGCCGGGTCCCCTTGTGAAGTGCCACACCGCTGCATTAGCGTTCGATGTGGGAAGGTTTCCATACTGCCGCTGTCAGACCCCGGCAGTGGGGGATCCCGTACCTCTTCGCACGGGCGACGACGCCCGCTGCGACACCACTGAAGGGAAATCAGATGAACAAGAGGCACACCGCCCTCGCCGCGATGGCAATCACCGCGTCGGTGGCGCTCCTCGCCGGTTGCAGCTCCAGCGGCGGCAGCTCGTCCGGCGGGGACTTCTCGAAGGACGCCAAGGGCAACCTGAATGCCTGGGGCTTCGACAACGCCGACGAGGTCGGCACCTCGCGCATCAACTACGCCAAGGACCAGCTCAAGGGCGTCACCATCAAGATCGACCAGACCCCGTTCGACGCGCAGAAGTTCACCACCCGCGTCGCCGGCGGCAACGTCCCCGACGTCGTGCAGATGGATCGCCAGTTCGTCGCGACCTACGCGGCGCAGGGCCTCATCCAGCCGCTCGACCAGTGCTACTCGGTCCACAACGTCGACCCGAAGAAGAACTACTACGGCTCCGTCGTCGACGACATCACGTACAAGAGCAAGATCTACGCCGTGCCGCAGTTCTACCAGCCGCCGGCGATCATCACGAACGAGCGCGTCATGAAGGCTGCTGGCGTGACGGATGCGGACATCGACACCTCCAAGCCCGATACCCTCGTCGCCGCAGTGAAGAAGATGTACAAAGCCTCCGGCGGCAACCCGAGCGTGCTCGGCTTCGACCCGCAGGCCAGCGGCCAGGCCGGACTGTGGCTCCTCGCCAACGGCGGCCAGGTCATCGGCAGCGACGGCAAGCCGACGCTCGACGACCCGAAGAACGAGAAGGGCCTCGAGGTCCTCAAGCAGATCACCGACGCTCAGGGCGGCTACGCCAAGATGAAGAGCTTCACCGACGCGTTCGACTTCTTCGGCGAGAACAACCAGTACGTCAAGGACCAGGTCGGCGCTGAGGTCAACGCCCAGTGGTACGTCAACGTGCTGACGCCGTTCGTCGACAAGGTGGACATCGGTGCGGTCCCGTTCAAGGACAGCTCCGGCCAGCCCTTCACCGTCGCCTCGGGCACGTCGTTCGTCATCCCGACCGGCGCCAAGAACAAAGACGCCGCGTGCGCCTGGGCGCTCAACCTGACCAGCCTGCAGGCGTGGGAGGCTGCGGGCGCGGCCCGTGCGGAGACCATCAAGAAGACCCCGGGCGCCATCAACACGGGCCTCTTCACCGGTTCCCCCGAGGCGGACAAGACGCTCCGTGAGAAGTACGTGAAGCCGTCCGGCAACGCGGGCTTCGACAAGGCGATCGCGACCTACTACGACGTCGTCGGAAGCGGCAAGTCGTTCGGTGCGTCGCCCGCCGGCCAGCAGATCCAGACCGAGCTGCAGAACGCCATCCAGAAGTACCTTCTGGGCAACGCGTCGGCCAGCGAGGCCCTCAAGGCCGCCCAGACGGCAGCCATGAAGGCCTACGACCAGGCCACCAAGAGCAGCAAGTAACGCCGCTCGCGCCAGGGGCGGTCTCCTCCCGGAGGCCGCCCCTTTCGCGTCCCCGCGCCGCGCCCGCTGTCCTTGCGAGGTGCTCGCAGTTGCACCCGACACGCCGTCGGCCCACGCACCTACGAGCACCTCGCGCCCCGACGCGCCTCGAGCCCGCCTCCCGCCGCGTGCTCGTCAGGTGCTCGCTCTTGCACTCGACACGCCGTCCGCACGCGCATCTACGAGCACCTCGCGCGGTGGTGCGGCTTGAGTGGTGACTTGATGTCGCAATTCGACGCCGATTGGGGCATCTAGTCACCACTCGATCGGCGCGCGCGCGGCGTCAGGCCGCCGGCGGCGCCGGAACGACCGCCGACTCGGGGAGGTCCGCCACCTCGCGCGCGCCGCGTAGCGCGCGCCACAGCACCACGGGGCACGCCAGCAGCAGCACCCCGGCCACGACCAGCGTCCAGCGCGCGCCGATCGCGTTCCCCAGCAGGCCGCCGACGATCGCGCCGACGGGGAACAGCCCCATCACGACGACCTGCATCGTCGCGTTGACCCTCCCGAGGACGCGGTCGGGGCACAGTTGCTGCCGGACGCTGACCTGCGTGATCGCGTAGACGATCTGCCCGAACTCTCCCGCGGCGATCCCGAGCACGATCAGCAGCGTCCACCATCCCGGCTGGGCGAAGGCCCCGAGCAGCGACAGCGGGGCGGTCACCGCGAGCGACAGCCACACGATGCGGACCGACCCGACCGCCCGCGACAGCCGGGTCGTGAAGGCCGCGCCCACCATCACGGTGATCGATCCGGCCGCGATGACGACGCCGATGAGCGCCGGGCTCAGGCCGAGGGTCCGGGAGAGGAACACCACGTTCACCGCTGACGCGATTGCGAACGAGAAGTTGCTCAGCGCGCTCGCGAGCGCCGTCGCGCGCAGGATGCGCGAGCGGAAGACGAAGCCGAGCCCTTCGGCGATCTCCGTACGCATCCGTCGCCGGTGCTCGGGCGCGGGATGCGCATCCTCCCGCGCCCGGATCCCGGCCAGGCAGAGCGCCGACACGGCGAACGTGCCGGCCTGCACCAGCAGGACCGCCGCCGCCCCGATGAGCGACACCAGCACGCCGCCGAGCGCAGGCCCGGCCACCTG
This region of Leifsonia sp. fls2-241-R2A-40a genomic DNA includes:
- a CDS encoding MFS transporter; translated protein: MTSPSPSPSLFASRDFRLLLAGQTTSQLGAQVSAVALPLLAVVTLHATPFDVGMLGAASTVAFAVLGLPAGAWVDRMRRQPLLIASDVVRALLMATIPLAAVFGLLSMGQLLVVSLLAGVARVFFDVGYRSYLPSVIGRDRVLAGNSSLEFVRASGQVAGPALGGVLVSLIGAAAVLLVQAGTFAVSALCLAGIRAREDAHPAPEHRRRMRTEIAEGLGFVFRSRILRATALASALSNFSFAIASAVNVVFLSRTLGLSPALIGVVIAAGSITVMVGAAFTTRLSRAVGSVRIVWLSLAVTAPLSLLGAFAQPGWWTLLIVLGIAAGEFGQIVYAITQVSVRQQLCPDRVLGRVNATMQVVVMGLFPVGAIVGGLLGNAIGARWTLVVAGVLLLACPVVLWRALRGAREVADLPESAVVPAPPAA
- a CDS encoding extracellular solute-binding protein; translation: MNKRHTALAAMAITASVALLAGCSSSGGSSSGGDFSKDAKGNLNAWGFDNADEVGTSRINYAKDQLKGVTIKIDQTPFDAQKFTTRVAGGNVPDVVQMDRQFVATYAAQGLIQPLDQCYSVHNVDPKKNYYGSVVDDITYKSKIYAVPQFYQPPAIITNERVMKAAGVTDADIDTSKPDTLVAAVKKMYKASGGNPSVLGFDPQASGQAGLWLLANGGQVIGSDGKPTLDDPKNEKGLEVLKQITDAQGGYAKMKSFTDAFDFFGENNQYVKDQVGAEVNAQWYVNVLTPFVDKVDIGAVPFKDSSGQPFTVASGTSFVIPTGAKNKDAACAWALNLTSLQAWEAAGAARAETIKKTPGAINTGLFTGSPEADKTLREKYVKPSGNAGFDKAIATYYDVVGSGKSFGASPAGQQIQTELQNAIQKYLLGNASASEALKAAQTAAMKAYDQATKSSK